From Helicobacter sp. MIT 21-1697, a single genomic window includes:
- a CDS encoding DUF3226 domain-containing protein, whose translation MTLFVVEGKSDKVFLEQYIHYKNFPSEYEIIVNNSNQLQNANLQKIKKALDNNYRVCIIFDADLDYNQTRQEIENKIIGLEDKNKVKIFLFPDNKSKGNLETLLVQIAKYKEIIECFEKYVECIKSQSKEFADNINKKSKMYAYREASGLEKIIKSNEYTMHENIFSQYFNFNSSYLQPLHSFIFNP comes from the coding sequence ATGACCTTATTTGTTGTAGAAGGTAAAAGTGATAAAGTATTTTTAGAGCAGTATATACACTATAAAAATTTTCCATCTGAATATGAAATTATTGTAAATAATAGCAATCAGCTTCAAAATGCAAACTTACAAAAGATTAAAAAAGCATTGGATAATAATTATAGGGTTTGTATTATTTTTGATGCTGATTTAGATTATAATCAAACACGACAGGAAATTGAAAACAAAATAATAGGCTTAGAAGATAAGAATAAAGTAAAAATATTTTTATTCCCAGATAATAAAAGCAAAGGCAATCTTGAAACTTTACTTGTTCAGATTGCCAAATATAAAGAAATAATAGAATGTTTTGAAAAATATGTCGAATGTATCAAATCTCAATCTAAAGAATTTGCAGATAATATTAATAAAAAATCAAAAATGTATGCTTATCGTGAGGCAAGCGGTTTAGAAAAAATTATAAAATCAAATGAATATACAATGCATGAGAATATATTTAGTCAATATTTTAATTTTAATTCATCTTATTTGCAACCTCTTCATAGTTTTATATTTAACCCATAA
- a CDS encoding AAA family ATPase, whose translation MIESVEVKNYKVLDSIQIENLTQINIFVGKNNCGKTSLLEAIFLNFQPSNSMNIVSIVSNFVRQIQVSHDNLDYFFHQLDVSQPIEITSFYKQQKMHLQITPKTTNDFAQMLPNDININKVLDKKTDNAYITGLKFDIQFNGDPAVKSGFDIHENNIINRFAQADYPSFSGMMLPSHTFMNTASILARLRIHKKEKDLLQYLQIFDEHIQGIEVINGEIMVDLAGMSKKISFHTMGEGFKKYLAILASIIVGEYEYICIDEIENGLHFESMQKLLKAIIALAKETHIQLFISAHSYEFLEILNTISSEYQYEQIAIFNIARTNLKGLQTYKYDMKDLENLLKTKTEFRD comes from the coding sequence GTGATAGAAAGTGTAGAAGTAAAGAATTATAAAGTATTAGATTCTATACAAATTGAAAACCTCACACAGATTAATATTTTTGTAGGCAAGAATAATTGTGGTAAAACCTCCTTGCTTGAGGCGATATTTCTTAATTTTCAGCCAAGCAATTCTATGAATATCGTATCTATTGTGTCTAATTTTGTAAGACAAATACAAGTGAGCCACGACAATTTAGATTATTTTTTTCATCAGCTTGATGTGAGCCAACCGATTGAAATTACCTCGTTTTATAAGCAACAAAAAATGCACTTGCAAATTACACCAAAAACGACAAATGATTTTGCCCAAATGTTGCCAAATGATATAAACATAAATAAAGTTTTAGATAAAAAAACAGATAATGCTTATATCACAGGTTTAAAATTTGATATACAATTTAATGGGGATCCTGCAGTAAAAAGTGGCTTTGACATTCACGAAAATAATATTATTAATAGATTTGCCCAAGCAGATTATCCCTCATTTTCAGGTATGATGCTCCCAAGCCATACATTTATGAATACAGCCTCAATTTTAGCTAGACTAAGGATTCACAAAAAAGAAAAAGATTTATTACAATACCTCCAAATCTTTGATGAGCATATACAGGGAATAGAGGTAATCAATGGTGAGATAATGGTTGATTTGGCAGGTATGTCTAAAAAAATTAGCTTTCATACTATGGGAGAAGGGTTTAAAAAATATTTGGCGATTTTGGCAAGTATCATTGTGGGGGAATACGAATATATTTGTATTGACGAAATTGAAAATGGACTTCATTTTGAATCAATGCAAAAGTTGCTTAAAGCCATTATTGCTTTAGCGAAAGAAACACATATACAGCTCTTTATTTCCGCCCATAGCTATGAGTTTTTAGAAATTCTTAATACAATCTCTAGCGAGTATCAATACGAACAAATTGCTATTTTTAATATTGCAAGAACTAATCTTAAAGGTTTGCAAACTTATAAATATGATATGAAAGACTTAGAAAATTTACTAAAAACTAAAACAGAATTTAGGGATTAA